A window of Strix aluco isolate bStrAlu1 chromosome 2, bStrAlu1.hap1, whole genome shotgun sequence contains these coding sequences:
- the NHLH2 gene encoding helix-loop-helix protein 2 — translation MMLSPDQAADSDHPSSAPSDPESLGGADARALSCCVSDPEPAEGGGGGGGGEGRGGGGGGGEGRGGGRPGLHPPPLSREEKRRRRRATAKYRSAHATRERIRVEAFNLAFAELRKLLPTLPPDKKLSKIEILRLAICYISYLNHVLDV, via the coding sequence ATGATGCTTAGCCCGGACCAAGCTGCCGACTCCGACCACCCCTCCTCGGCGCCCTCCGACCCCGAGTCCCTGGGCGGCGCGGACGCCCGGGCGCTCAGCTGCTGCGTCTCCGACCCGGAGCCcgcggagggcggcggcggcggcggcggcggggagggccggggcggcggcggcggcggcggggagggccgtGGCGGGGGCCGGCCGGGGCTGCACCCGCCGCCGTTGAGCCGGGAGGAGAAGCGACGGCGGAGACGCGCCACGGCCAAGTACCGCTCGGCCCACGCCACGCGCGAGCGGATCCGCGTGGAGGCCTTCAACCTGGCCTTCGCCGAGCTGCGCAagctgctgcccaccctgccccccGACAAGAAGCTCTCCAAGATCGAGATCCTGCGCCTCGCCATCTGCTACATCTCCTATCTCAACCACGTCCTGGACGTCTAG